In Rhododendron vialii isolate Sample 1 chromosome 9a, ASM3025357v1, the following are encoded in one genomic region:
- the LOC131300877 gene encoding pirin-like protein isoform X2: MSGSEQISLFDCPRLVANKVLAKPQREGDGAVVRRSIGRPELKYVDPFLMLDEFTVSPPAGFPDHPHRGFETVTYMLQGAFTHQDFAGHKGTIQTGDVQWMTAGRGIIHSEMPAGDGVQRGLQLWINLASKDKMIEPRYQELLSEDIARAEKDGVEVRVIAGEAMGVQSPVYTRTPTMYLDFTLKPGAQLHQSIPESWNSFVYLIEGEGVFASFNSSPVTAHHVLVMGPGDGLSAWNKSSKSLRFVLIGGQPLGEPVVQYGPFVMNTQAEIEQTIEDYQHFKNGFEMAKYWRSQSMGSRFDG; encoded by the exons ATGTCTGGGTCAGAACAAATTTCGCTATTCGATTGTCCAAGATTAGTAGCCAATAAGGTCTTAGCCAAGCCGCAACGCGAGGGTGATGGGGCTGTTGTTAGGAGAAGTATTGGAAG GCCTGAGCTTAAATATGTGGATCCTTTCCTCATGTTGGATGAATTCACAG TTTCACCTCCTGCTGGATTTCCCGATCACCCACACAGAG GTTTCGAGACGGTCACATACATGTTGCAG GGGGCTTTCACTCATCAGGATTTTGCAGGGCATAAAGGAACAATCCAAACAGGAGATGTGCAG TGGATGACTGCCGGTAGAGGGATAATTCATTCGGAAATGCCAGCAGGAGACGGAGTTCAAAGGGGTTTGCAACTCTGGATCAATCTAGCCTCAAAagataaaat GATCGAACCGAGGTACCAAGAGCTGCTTAGTGAGGACATTGCAAGGGCAGAGAAAGATGGGGTTGAAGTCAGAGTTATAGCAGGAGAAGCAATGGGAGTCCAGTCTCCAGTTTACACCCGAACGCCGACAATGTATCTCGATTTCACTCTAAAACCGGGAGCCCAGCTGCACCAAAGCATTCCCGAGTCCTGGAACTCCTTCGTGTATCTAATCGAAGGTGAAGGGGTCTTTGCCTCCTTCAACTCGTCTCCAGTAACGGCCCACCACGTCTTGGTGATGGGTCCCGGAGATGGTCTCAGCGCATGGAACAAGTCATCAAAGTCGTTGAGATTCGTGTTGATCGGAGGGCAGCCCCTCGGCGAACCGGTGGTTCAGTATGGACCCTTTGTGATGAACACGCAAGCCGAAATTGAGCAGACTATTGAAGACTATCAGCACTTCAAGAATGGTTTTGAGATGGCTAAGTATTGGAGATCTCAATCAATGGGTTCAAGATTCGATGGATAA
- the LOC131300877 gene encoding pirin-like protein isoform X1 translates to MSGSEQISLFDCPRLVANKVLAKPQREGDGAVVRRSIGRYRRRPELKYVDPFLMLDEFTVSPPAGFPDHPHRGFETVTYMLQGAFTHQDFAGHKGTIQTGDVQWMTAGRGIIHSEMPAGDGVQRGLQLWINLASKDKMIEPRYQELLSEDIARAEKDGVEVRVIAGEAMGVQSPVYTRTPTMYLDFTLKPGAQLHQSIPESWNSFVYLIEGEGVFASFNSSPVTAHHVLVMGPGDGLSAWNKSSKSLRFVLIGGQPLGEPVVQYGPFVMNTQAEIEQTIEDYQHFKNGFEMAKYWRSQSMGSRFDG, encoded by the exons ATGTCTGGGTCAGAACAAATTTCGCTATTCGATTGTCCAAGATTAGTAGCCAATAAGGTCTTAGCCAAGCCGCAACGCGAGGGTGATGGGGCTGTTGTTAGGAGAAGTATTGGAAGGTATAGAAGAAG GCCTGAGCTTAAATATGTGGATCCTTTCCTCATGTTGGATGAATTCACAG TTTCACCTCCTGCTGGATTTCCCGATCACCCACACAGAG GTTTCGAGACGGTCACATACATGTTGCAG GGGGCTTTCACTCATCAGGATTTTGCAGGGCATAAAGGAACAATCCAAACAGGAGATGTGCAG TGGATGACTGCCGGTAGAGGGATAATTCATTCGGAAATGCCAGCAGGAGACGGAGTTCAAAGGGGTTTGCAACTCTGGATCAATCTAGCCTCAAAagataaaat GATCGAACCGAGGTACCAAGAGCTGCTTAGTGAGGACATTGCAAGGGCAGAGAAAGATGGGGTTGAAGTCAGAGTTATAGCAGGAGAAGCAATGGGAGTCCAGTCTCCAGTTTACACCCGAACGCCGACAATGTATCTCGATTTCACTCTAAAACCGGGAGCCCAGCTGCACCAAAGCATTCCCGAGTCCTGGAACTCCTTCGTGTATCTAATCGAAGGTGAAGGGGTCTTTGCCTCCTTCAACTCGTCTCCAGTAACGGCCCACCACGTCTTGGTGATGGGTCCCGGAGATGGTCTCAGCGCATGGAACAAGTCATCAAAGTCGTTGAGATTCGTGTTGATCGGAGGGCAGCCCCTCGGCGAACCGGTGGTTCAGTATGGACCCTTTGTGATGAACACGCAAGCCGAAATTGAGCAGACTATTGAAGACTATCAGCACTTCAAGAATGGTTTTGAGATGGCTAAGTATTGGAGATCTCAATCAATGGGTTCAAGATTCGATGGATAA